The genome window GCCAGCCAATCGGCGGCGGCATCCTCGGGCATAGGGCGGGCGATGCCATAGCCTTGGCCAAACTCGACGCCGAGTACCCGCAGTGCGTCCCGGATCTCAGCGGTCTCAACGCCCTCGACAACCAACCGTTTTCCGATGCTACGGGCGAGGCTCTGGAGGCTGTGAACGAAGTGTAAGTCGTGTGGTCGCTCGTTGAGGCCCCGGGCAAAGGACTGGTCGAGTTTCATGACGTCCACCGGGAGGTTGCGTAGGTTCGTCAAAGACGAGTAGGCGCTACCGATGTCGTCGAGGGCGACTCGAATGCCGATGGCGCGCACCTCATCCAAACGCCGCGACATGCCAACAAAATCAGTTGTGGCGTGGCCTTCCAAAAGCTCGAGCACCAGGGCTCCTGGCTGTGCGAGAGTATGCCGGTCAATCAGCTCGTGTAGTAAGTCTACGAACCCGTGTTCGAGCACGAGCGGAATTTCCACATTTATGCTGACATAGGGGCCAGCACCGCCACCGACGATCTTGTGGCGAAAGGTCATTGCCTGTCCGAGCATCGTTCGAAACAGAGCAGCAAGAGCACTGCTTGATAGACCTGGTAGGAATTCCGCTGGGCTGAGTAGTTCGCCGTTACGATGCAAACGAGCAAGGGCTTCGAAGCCAACCACTTCCCCGGTGCGGAGGTTCTCGATCGGTTGAAAAACCGCCTGTATGGGTGACTCCGATTGAGGGATACCTCGAGCCTCGCAATGCGCGTCAAGCCGAAGCTCGCTCACCTCAGCTATGGCCGACGTCATGACAACCCTCGCTTAAGTCGAGCTAAGTCTTGGTCGGCGACTCATTTCGTCCTATCCTGCCGGACTATTTCGTAATTATATTTAAGAAACTTTAATGACGCACGGTGCGGTCTTTGCAAGCCGCATGAAGTGCCACGGCTCATTCACCATCCCGACTGGCAACGCGCGTAGCGTCGACTGGTGTAGACAGTAATCTGGATCGACATTGAACAGGAAGACTGCTTCCTCAGCGATCTGTCTGCGGATGTATATAAAAATGGGTGGTGGCATAAAAAATGTCTGATGTCCTTGCCTTATTAGGACAAGGCGCGACTTTGCTGTAAGGATGGTAGAACGTTGCCGAGGACACAGCTGTGCCCCATCCTGATCTGAGACTTGTCGAGGCCGCTGAAAGCCCAAGTGATGGGGTGATCGTGCGACGCGCAGACATGGCGGCATCCAATCAGGGCGAAGACGTATGCACGAACGCGGCGCTCGGCGAGGCTTTCAACAGGGCTATCCCGAGCTTGGCCGTCACTGAACGGGATCGCCTGTTCGAAGCCGCTTTGCAGAACATGATCCAGGGATTGTGCATGTTCGACGCGCAGTCCCGCCTCGTCGTATCGAACCAGCGCTA of Methylobacterium radiotolerans JCM 2831 contains these proteins:
- a CDS encoding EAL domain-containing protein, translated to MTSAIAEVSELRLDAHCEARGIPQSESPIQAVFQPIENLRTGEVVGFEALARLHRNGELLSPAEFLPGLSSSALAALFRTMLGQAMTFRHKIVGGGAGPYVSINVEIPLVLEHGFVDLLHELIDRHTLAQPGALVLELLEGHATTDFVGMSRRLDEVRAIGIRVALDDIGSAYSSLTNLRNLPVDVMKLDQSFARGLNERPHDLHFVHSLQSLARSIGKRLVVEGVETAEIRDALRVLGVEFGQGYGIARPMPEDAAADWLAARGACRGDQDLVPRSLLGAYAGHLRVVETCHTLMSQPLPIAWRDASKDPHACSIGKYFDRQGLHDTVFGKAHKQFHEVMAQYENDPVAWHACAQSFRQALEQELANPIPRYRCEASQD